From the Vibrio metoecus genome, one window contains:
- the yhbY gene encoding ribosome assembly RNA-binding protein YhbY gives MNLSNKQKQHLKALAHNLKPVVLMGANGLTEAVLAEIEIALDHHELIKVKVVSEDRETKQLIVDAIVRETGAEKVQVIGKVLVLYRQSQQRKIELPRK, from the coding sequence ATGAACCTAAGCAACAAACAAAAGCAGCATCTGAAAGCCTTGGCACACAACTTAAAACCTGTTGTGTTAATGGGCGCAAACGGATTAACAGAAGCTGTGCTAGCGGAAATCGAAATTGCGCTCGATCACCACGAACTGATTAAAGTGAAAGTCGTTTCGGAAGATCGTGAGACTAAGCAATTGATCGTTGACGCAATTGTTCGTGAAACTGGTGCCGAAAAAGTACAGGTAATTGGTAAAGTTCTGGTACTTTATCGCCAGTCTCAGCAACGCAAGATCGAATTGCCGCGCAAATAA
- the rimP gene encoding ribosome maturation factor RimP: MTGLERQLTEMLEAPVVAAGYELVGLEFVRAGQHSTLRIFIDHANGITVEDCAEVSRQVSAVLDVEDPISVVYNLEVSSPGLERPLFKAAHYEQFIGHEVSIVLKMAVANRRKWKGFIQSIDGETVAVMVDGQEEHFALSNISKANLIPKF; the protein is encoded by the coding sequence ATGACTGGTTTAGAAAGACAACTTACTGAAATGCTTGAAGCTCCGGTGGTTGCTGCAGGTTACGAGTTGGTTGGATTAGAGTTCGTCCGTGCAGGGCAACATTCCACACTACGTATCTTTATTGATCACGCAAACGGTATCACAGTGGAAGACTGCGCAGAAGTGAGTCGCCAAGTGAGTGCAGTTTTGGATGTTGAAGACCCAATTTCGGTCGTTTATAACCTCGAAGTGTCTTCGCCTGGTCTGGAAAGACCACTCTTTAAAGCAGCACATTACGAGCAGTTTATTGGTCACGAGGTCAGCATCGTTTTGAAAATGGCTGTTGCTAACCGTCGCAAGTGGAAAGGGTTCATCCAATCAATTGATGGTGAAACCGTAGCCGTGATGGTTGATGGGCAAGAAGAACATTTTGCTCTGAGCAACATTTCAAAAGCTAACCTGATCCCTAAATTTTAA
- the infB gene encoding translation initiation factor IF-2 translates to MTQITVKALSEEIGTPVDRLLEQLADAGMNKAVADHVSEDEKQKLLAHLRKEHGDAAGSEPTRLTLQRKTRSTLSVNAGGGKSKNVQVEVRKKRTYVKRSSVEDDATREAEEAAMRAAEEQAQREAEEAAKRAAEEKAKREAEESVKREAEAKRVAEEKAKREAQAAAQPRSDEEKLKQEAARKEAEALKRRQEEEARRKAEEESRRQLEKVRELAEKNGERWSAEKETVGDMQENTDYHVTTSQYAREAEDEADLHEEGARRRSTKANKRKMSSRDDNQERDSRPRGGKAGRKGRINKPMSMQHGFDKTAVVAKADVVVGETIIVSELAQKMSVKATEVIKVMMKMGAMATINQVIDQETAQLVAEEMGHKVVLRKENELEEAILSDRDDKFDEVSRAPVVTIMGHVDHGKTSTLDYIRRTHVASGEAGGITQHIGAYHVETPNGMITFLDTPGHAAFTAMRARGAQATDIVVLVVAADDGVMPQTVEAIQHAKAAGVPLIVAVNKIDKDTANPDNVKNELAQYNVMPEEWGGENMFVHISAKQGTNIEGLLEAILLQAEVLELKAVKQGMASGVVIESRLDKGRGPVATVLVQSGTLRKGDIVLCGQEYGRVRAMRDEIGNEVEEAGPSIPVEILGLSGVPAAGDEATVVRDERKAREVANYRAGKFREVKLARQQKSKLENMFSNMTAGDVAELNIVLKADVQGSVEAIADSLRKLSTEEVKVNIVGSGVGGITETDVVLAAASNAIVVGFNVRADASARRTIEAENIDLRYYSIIYQLIDEVKQAMSGMLSPEFKQEIIGLAEVRDVFKSPKLGAIAGCMVTEGVIKRNAPIRVLRDNVVIYEGELESLRRFKDDVAEVKNGYECGIGVKNYNDVRVGDQIEVFETIEIQRTID, encoded by the coding sequence ATGACACAAATTACCGTTAAAGCACTGAGTGAAGAAATTGGTACACCAGTAGACCGCTTATTAGAGCAACTTGCTGATGCAGGAATGAACAAGGCTGTTGCAGATCATGTATCTGAAGATGAGAAGCAGAAATTGCTCGCTCATTTGCGTAAAGAGCACGGCGATGCGGCTGGCTCTGAGCCAACGCGTTTGACACTCCAGCGTAAAACCCGTAGCACACTGAGCGTGAATGCCGGTGGCGGTAAAAGTAAGAATGTTCAGGTTGAAGTGCGCAAAAAACGTACGTATGTTAAGCGCAGTTCTGTTGAAGATGATGCGACTCGTGAAGCGGAAGAAGCCGCAATGCGCGCCGCAGAAGAGCAAGCACAGCGTGAAGCTGAAGAAGCAGCGAAACGTGCGGCTGAGGAAAAAGCCAAGCGTGAAGCAGAAGAGTCAGTAAAACGTGAAGCAGAAGCAAAACGTGTGGCGGAAGAGAAGGCGAAGCGCGAAGCGCAAGCTGCAGCTCAACCACGTTCTGACGAAGAAAAATTGAAGCAAGAAGCAGCGCGCAAAGAAGCCGAGGCGCTAAAACGTCGCCAGGAAGAAGAAGCAAGACGTAAGGCCGAAGAGGAAAGTCGCCGTCAACTTGAAAAAGTACGCGAATTGGCTGAAAAAAATGGTGAGCGTTGGTCTGCTGAAAAAGAGACTGTAGGTGATATGCAAGAAAACACTGATTACCATGTAACGACTTCGCAATATGCACGCGAAGCGGAAGATGAGGCAGACCTCCACGAGGAAGGTGCTCGTCGTCGCTCCACAAAAGCGAATAAGAGAAAGATGTCTTCTCGCGATGACAACCAAGAACGTGATTCTCGCCCTCGTGGTGGCAAAGCGGGTCGTAAAGGCCGCATCAACAAGCCAATGTCTATGCAGCACGGTTTTGATAAAACCGCTGTGGTAGCAAAAGCGGATGTTGTGGTTGGTGAAACCATCATCGTTTCTGAACTGGCACAAAAAATGTCAGTGAAAGCGACTGAAGTTATCAAAGTGATGATGAAAATGGGCGCAATGGCGACCATTAACCAAGTGATCGATCAAGAAACTGCTCAACTGGTAGCAGAAGAAATGGGTCACAAAGTGGTACTGCGTAAAGAAAACGAACTGGAAGAAGCGATTCTGTCGGATCGTGATGACAAGTTCGACGAAGTTTCTCGTGCGCCAGTTGTGACCATCATGGGTCACGTTGACCACGGTAAAACTTCAACGCTGGACTACATTCGTCGTACACACGTTGCCTCTGGTGAAGCGGGTGGTATTACTCAGCACATCGGTGCTTACCACGTTGAAACACCAAATGGCATGATCACCTTCCTCGATACTCCTGGACACGCGGCGTTTACCGCAATGCGTGCTCGTGGTGCGCAAGCAACGGATATCGTAGTGCTGGTTGTGGCTGCGGACGATGGCGTAATGCCACAAACTGTGGAAGCGATCCAACACGCGAAAGCGGCGGGTGTTCCACTGATCGTTGCAGTAAACAAGATCGATAAAGACACGGCTAACCCAGATAACGTGAAAAACGAACTGGCGCAGTACAACGTTATGCCTGAAGAGTGGGGCGGTGAGAACATGTTTGTTCACATCTCTGCAAAACAAGGTACGAACATTGAAGGTCTTCTAGAAGCGATCCTGCTACAAGCTGAAGTTCTTGAACTGAAAGCGGTGAAACAAGGTATGGCGTCTGGCGTGGTCATCGAATCTCGTCTAGATAAAGGCCGTGGTCCTGTAGCAACGGTTCTGGTTCAATCAGGTACACTGCGTAAGGGTGACATCGTACTGTGTGGTCAAGAGTATGGCCGCGTTCGTGCAATGCGTGATGAAATCGGTAACGAAGTTGAAGAAGCGGGTCCATCGATCCCAGTTGAAATCCTCGGTCTGTCTGGTGTTCCAGCTGCCGGTGATGAAGCAACCGTAGTACGTGATGAGCGTAAAGCACGTGAAGTGGCTAACTACCGTGCTGGTAAGTTCCGCGAAGTGAAACTGGCGCGTCAACAGAAGTCTAAACTGGAGAACATGTTCTCTAACATGACTGCTGGTGATGTGGCTGAGCTGAACATTGTACTGAAAGCGGACGTACAAGGTTCTGTCGAAGCGATTGCCGATTCTCTGCGTAAACTTTCTACCGAAGAAGTGAAAGTGAACATCGTAGGTTCTGGTGTAGGTGGTATCACAGAAACGGATGTGGTGCTGGCTGCAGCTTCTAACGCTATCGTGGTAGGCTTTAACGTACGTGCTGATGCCTCCGCTCGCCGTACCATTGAAGCTGAAAATATCGATCTGCGTTACTACTCAATCATTTACCAATTGATCGACGAAGTGAAACAGGCGATGAGCGGTATGCTTTCTCCTGAATTCAAACAAGAGATCATCGGTCTGGCGGAAGTTCGTGACGTATTTAAGTCACCAAAACTGGGCGCGATTGCAGGCTGTATGGTTACTGAAGGCGTTATCAAGCGTAATGCTCCGATCCGCGTTCTACGTGATAACGTGGTTATCTACGAAGGTGAACTGGAATCTCTGCGTCGCTTTAAAGATGACGTTGCAGAAGTTAAGAATGGTTACGAGTGTGGTATCGGCGTTAAGAACTACAACGACGTTCGCGTTGGCGACCAGATCGAAGTGTTCGAAACGATCGAAATCCAACGTACCATCGACTAA
- the glmM gene encoding phosphoglucosamine mutase: protein MSDKRRYFGTDGVRGKVGQYPITPDFVLKLGWAAGRVLAKQGTKKVIIGKDTRISGYMLESALEAGLAAAGLKATFTGPMPTPAVAYLTQTFRAEAGIVISASHNPYYDNGIKFFSYEGTKLPDEIELAIEAELDKDIECVESAELGKASRMVDAAGRYIEFCKSTFPSKLSLSGVKLVVDCANGATYHIAPNVFRELGADVIAMGVEPNGLNINDQVGATDVRALQKRVVEEKAHLGLAFDGDGDRIIMVDHLGNKVDGDQIAYIIARDALRRGELKGGVVGTLMTNLGMENGLKQLGIPFARAAVGDRYVMEKLQEKGWKIGAENSGHVILLDKVTTGDAIVAGLQVLASVVGSEMTLHELAKGMTLYPQVLENVRFAGENNPLEAEAVKAAVAEVEAELGSKGRVLLRKSGTEPLIRVMVEGEDDALVKQSALKIAQAVKDNC, encoded by the coding sequence ATGTCTGATAAAAGACGTTATTTTGGTACTGATGGGGTACGAGGCAAAGTTGGCCAATACCCAATTACACCTGATTTTGTACTTAAGCTTGGCTGGGCTGCTGGACGTGTTTTGGCAAAACAAGGCACAAAGAAAGTCATCATTGGTAAAGATACTCGTATTTCTGGCTATATGCTGGAATCCGCTTTGGAAGCTGGTTTGGCGGCGGCGGGGTTGAAAGCGACATTCACCGGCCCCATGCCAACACCTGCGGTGGCTTATCTAACCCAAACATTCCGTGCGGAAGCTGGGATCGTTATTTCTGCATCACACAATCCGTACTATGACAACGGCATCAAATTTTTCTCTTATGAGGGAACCAAACTGCCGGATGAAATTGAGTTAGCGATTGAAGCAGAGTTGGATAAAGACATCGAATGCGTTGAATCTGCAGAACTTGGTAAGGCCTCACGTATGGTGGACGCTGCGGGTCGTTACATCGAATTTTGTAAAAGCACTTTCCCTTCAAAACTCAGTTTGTCTGGGGTGAAGTTAGTCGTGGATTGCGCGAATGGTGCCACCTACCATATTGCTCCGAATGTTTTTCGTGAGTTAGGTGCCGATGTGATTGCAATGGGCGTTGAGCCAAATGGCTTGAACATTAATGATCAAGTTGGGGCAACCGATGTCCGTGCTCTGCAAAAACGCGTTGTTGAAGAAAAAGCACATCTTGGCTTAGCGTTTGATGGTGATGGCGATCGCATCATCATGGTTGACCATTTGGGGAATAAAGTCGATGGTGACCAAATTGCTTACATTATCGCGCGCGATGCATTGCGCCGTGGTGAACTCAAAGGCGGCGTTGTTGGGACACTGATGACCAACCTTGGTATGGAAAATGGCCTGAAACAACTTGGTATTCCTTTTGCCCGTGCCGCGGTAGGTGATCGCTATGTTATGGAAAAGCTGCAGGAAAAAGGCTGGAAAATTGGAGCGGAAAACTCAGGTCACGTCATTTTACTTGATAAAGTGACCACCGGTGATGCGATTGTCGCTGGTCTACAAGTGCTTGCCTCCGTCGTCGGTAGTGAAATGACTCTGCATGAGTTAGCCAAAGGCATGACCCTTTACCCGCAAGTATTGGAGAATGTTCGTTTTGCGGGGGAGAATAATCCACTTGAAGCGGAAGCGGTGAAAGCCGCGGTCGCTGAGGTAGAAGCAGAGCTAGGCTCGAAAGGCCGAGTATTGCTGCGTAAATCGGGGACAGAACCTCTAATCCGCGTGATGGTGGAAGGCGAGGATGATGCGCTAGTGAAACAGTCTGCGCTGAAAATAGCTCAAGCCGTCAAAGATAACTGCTAA
- the folP gene encoding dihydropteroate synthase produces MKISYANKQLNLNSPVVMGILNTTPDSFSDGGSYIQLDKALMKAQQMIDAGVTIIDIGGESTRPGAPDVSLEEELQRVIPLITAIRQQNAQVWISIDTSKAEVMRQAIVAGADLINDVRALQEPGALDVAAQAQVPVCIMHMQGQPRTMQMAPQYDNVVEDVCAFLVERIAACEAAGIKRENIILDPGFGFGKSIQHNYHLLAHLEQFHRFGLPVLAGMSRKSMIFKTLNKQPAECVAGSVACATLAASKGAQIIRVHDVEQTLDALKIVQLTYENL; encoded by the coding sequence ATGAAAATCAGTTATGCCAATAAGCAACTTAATTTGAACTCTCCCGTTGTCATGGGGATTTTAAACACCACTCCAGACTCTTTCTCAGATGGTGGAAGCTACATTCAGCTCGATAAAGCACTCATGAAAGCGCAACAGATGATTGATGCTGGTGTCACGATCATTGATATCGGTGGCGAATCGACTCGGCCTGGAGCTCCGGATGTGAGCTTAGAAGAGGAATTACAACGTGTGATTCCATTAATCACCGCAATTCGTCAACAAAATGCACAGGTATGGATTTCCATTGATACCAGTAAAGCTGAAGTAATGCGCCAAGCGATTGTAGCGGGAGCGGATCTGATTAATGATGTTCGAGCTTTGCAAGAGCCAGGAGCTCTAGATGTTGCAGCTCAGGCTCAGGTTCCCGTCTGTATTATGCATATGCAAGGGCAACCACGTACCATGCAAATGGCTCCTCAATACGACAATGTGGTTGAAGACGTTTGCGCGTTTTTAGTTGAGCGCATTGCCGCCTGTGAGGCCGCCGGTATTAAGCGTGAGAATATTATCTTGGATCCCGGTTTTGGCTTTGGAAAATCGATTCAACACAATTATCATTTGCTCGCTCACTTAGAACAGTTTCATCGTTTTGGATTGCCTGTTTTGGCTGGAATGTCGCGTAAATCAATGATTTTCAAAACACTGAATAAACAACCAGCAGAGTGTGTAGCGGGGAGCGTGGCTTGTGCGACTTTAGCCGCAAGTAAAGGGGCGCAAATCATTCGGGTACATGATGTAGAACAAACGCTAGATGCACTAAAAATAGTGCAACTGACGTACGAAAATTTGTAA
- the nusA gene encoding transcription termination factor NusA produces MSKEILAVVEAVSNEKAVPRERIFEALETALATSTKKKYEIEIDVRVAIDRKTGAFETFRRWLVVENVEHPTKEISFEAANFDDESVQMGDYIEDQIESVTFDRITTQTAKQVIVQKVREAERAQIVEQFIDNEGELVTGVVKKVNRETVILDLGNNAEAVILREDQLPRENFRPGDRVRGLLYKVAPEARGFQLFITRSKPEMLTELFRVEVPEIGEELIELKAAARDPGSRAKIAVKTNDKRIDPVGACVGMRGARVQAVSGELGGERIDIVLWDDNPAQFVINAMAPADVASIIMDEDTHSMDIAVEADNLAQAIGRNGQNVRLASQLTGWELNVMTVADLQKKHQEESMASIENFMKYLDIEQDFAELLVEEGFSTLEEIAYVPMNELLDVDGMDEDLAEELRSRAKEALTTIALAKEESFEGLEPAEDLLALAGLEREMAFKLAAKGVATLEDLADQGVDDLEGIEGLTEQRAGELIMAARNICWFGEDA; encoded by the coding sequence ATGAGTAAAGAAATTTTAGCGGTAGTTGAGGCGGTTTCTAACGAGAAAGCGGTACCTCGTGAGCGTATTTTTGAAGCGCTGGAAACTGCGTTAGCGACTTCAACGAAAAAGAAGTATGAGATTGAGATCGATGTTCGCGTTGCGATCGATCGTAAAACTGGCGCATTTGAAACTTTCCGTCGCTGGTTAGTGGTTGAGAATGTTGAACATCCAACCAAAGAGATTTCATTTGAAGCGGCAAACTTTGATGATGAATCTGTGCAGATGGGTGACTACATTGAAGATCAGATCGAATCTGTCACCTTCGACCGTATTACTACCCAAACAGCTAAGCAAGTGATCGTACAAAAAGTACGTGAAGCTGAGCGTGCACAGATCGTTGAACAATTCATCGATAACGAAGGTGAGTTGGTGACTGGTGTGGTGAAGAAAGTAAACCGCGAGACAGTGATTCTCGATCTGGGTAACAACGCCGAAGCGGTTATCCTACGTGAAGATCAACTGCCACGTGAAAACTTCCGTCCAGGTGATCGCGTGCGTGGTCTGCTGTACAAAGTGGCTCCGGAGGCTCGTGGCTTCCAACTGTTCATCACCCGCTCTAAACCAGAAATGCTGACCGAGCTGTTCCGCGTGGAAGTTCCTGAAATCGGTGAAGAGCTGATTGAATTGAAAGCTGCCGCGCGTGACCCAGGCTCTCGTGCCAAGATCGCTGTGAAAACCAACGACAAGCGTATTGACCCTGTGGGTGCGTGTGTGGGTATGCGTGGTGCACGTGTACAAGCGGTTTCGGGTGAACTCGGTGGCGAGCGTATTGATATCGTGCTGTGGGACGATAACCCAGCGCAATTCGTCATTAACGCCATGGCTCCGGCTGATGTTGCTTCAATCATTATGGATGAAGATACACATTCAATGGATATCGCTGTTGAGGCGGATAACCTTGCGCAAGCGATCGGCCGTAACGGCCAGAACGTACGTCTTGCCTCTCAACTGACTGGTTGGGAACTGAACGTAATGACGGTCGCGGATCTGCAGAAGAAACACCAAGAAGAATCAATGGCATCTATCGAGAACTTCATGAAGTACCTCGATATTGAGCAAGACTTTGCTGAGCTTCTGGTTGAAGAAGGTTTCTCTACGCTAGAAGAGATTGCTTACGTACCAATGAACGAGCTACTTGATGTTGATGGTATGGATGAAGATCTAGCCGAAGAACTGCGTAGCCGTGCAAAAGAAGCACTGACGACGATTGCTCTGGCAAAAGAAGAATCGTTCGAAGGTCTTGAGCCAGCAGAAGATCTGCTTGCACTAGCAGGACTGGAACGCGAAATGGCATTCAAACTGGCGGCAAAAGGTGTTGCGACACTGGAAGATCTGGCTGACCAAGGTGTGGATGATTTAGAAGGTATTGAAGGTCTGACCGAACAACGTGCGGGTGAGCTCATTATGGCTGCTCGTAACATCTGTTGGTTTGGTGAAGACGCATAA
- the greA gene encoding transcription elongation factor GreA produces the protein MEKVPMTLRGEKLLREELDRLLKLRPKITEAIAEARELGDLKENAEYHAAREEQGICEAQIRDIEYKLSVAQVIDVTTMENNGKVIFGATVTVIDVNTDEEKTYQIVGDDEADIKSGRISVNSPIARGLIGKMEGDEVAIVTPGGNKDFEIDRVEYL, from the coding sequence ATGGAAAAAGTTCCAATGACATTACGTGGTGAGAAACTCCTACGTGAAGAACTCGATAGACTGTTAAAGCTCAGACCAAAAATTACAGAAGCGATTGCGGAAGCTCGCGAATTGGGTGATCTCAAAGAGAATGCGGAATACCATGCGGCACGTGAAGAGCAAGGGATCTGTGAAGCGCAAATTCGTGATATTGAATACAAGCTGTCTGTCGCCCAAGTGATTGATGTCACTACAATGGAAAACAACGGTAAAGTCATTTTTGGTGCGACCGTGACAGTGATCGATGTCAATACAGATGAAGAGAAAACGTATCAAATCGTTGGAGATGATGAAGCGGATATTAAATCTGGCCGTATTTCGGTTAACTCACCGATTGCTCGTGGCTTGATTGGTAAGATGGAAGGTGACGAGGTTGCGATTGTTACCCCAGGTGGCAATAAAGATTTCGAAATCGATCGCGTTGAATACCTATAA
- the ftsH gene encoding ATP-dependent zinc metalloprotease FtsH, translating into MAKNLILWLVIAVVLMSVFQSFGPGENNGKAVDYTTFVKEVGQGQIQEAQFNNGEITFMRRGGGSRYVTYMPVYDQKLLDDLINQDVKVQGTPPEEQSLLGTIFISWFPMILLIGVWIFFMRQMQGGGGKGAMSFGKSKARMMSEDQIKTTFSDVAGCDEAKEDVKELVDYLRDPSRFQKLGGKIPTGVLMVGPPGTGKTLLAKAIAGEAKVPFFTISGSDFVEMFVGVGASRVRDMFEQAKKASPCIIFIDEIDAVGRQRGAGVGGGHDEREQTLNQMLVEMDGFEGNEGIIVIAATNRPDVLDPALLRPGRFDRQVVVGLPDVRGREQILKVHMRKVPLANDVEPSLIARGTPGFSGADLANLVNEAALFAARGNKRNVSMVEFELAKDKIMMGAERRSMVMSEEIKESTAYHEAGHAVVGRLVPEHDPVYKVSIIPRGRALGVTMYLPEQDRVSMSKQHLESMISSLYGGRLAEELIYGKDKVSTGASNDIERATEIARKMVTQWGFSEKLGPMLYAEDEGEVFLGRSVTQTKHMSDDTAKLIDDEVRQLIDRNYERARQIIIDNMDIMHAMKDALMKYETIDAGQIDDLMARKPVIREPAGWADQTKEQPEVKAVEPEVKAEPASDVIADDVATSSEKKDAE; encoded by the coding sequence ATGGCAAAAAATTTAATTCTGTGGCTTGTGATTGCTGTCGTTTTAATGTCTGTATTCCAGAGTTTCGGCCCTGGCGAGAACAACGGTAAAGCAGTCGACTACACCACATTCGTAAAGGAAGTTGGTCAAGGCCAGATTCAGGAAGCCCAATTCAACAACGGTGAAATTACTTTCATGCGTCGTGGCGGGGGCAGCCGTTATGTAACTTACATGCCGGTTTATGATCAAAAGCTCCTCGATGACTTGATTAATCAAGATGTCAAAGTGCAAGGCACGCCTCCTGAAGAGCAAAGCTTGCTTGGTACTATTTTCATTTCTTGGTTCCCAATGATTCTGCTGATTGGGGTTTGGATCTTCTTCATGCGTCAGATGCAAGGTGGCGGTGGCAAAGGTGCCATGTCATTTGGTAAGAGCAAAGCGCGTATGATGAGTGAAGACCAGATAAAAACCACTTTCAGTGATGTCGCGGGTTGTGACGAAGCCAAAGAAGATGTGAAAGAACTGGTGGACTACCTGCGCGATCCTAGCCGTTTCCAAAAATTGGGCGGTAAGATCCCAACAGGTGTCTTAATGGTGGGGCCTCCTGGTACGGGTAAAACACTGCTAGCAAAAGCCATTGCAGGTGAGGCGAAAGTACCTTTCTTTACTATTTCGGGTTCTGATTTCGTAGAGATGTTCGTTGGTGTCGGTGCATCTCGCGTGCGTGACATGTTTGAACAAGCGAAGAAAGCCTCTCCATGCATCATTTTTATTGATGAAATTGATGCTGTGGGTCGCCAACGTGGCGCAGGTGTTGGTGGTGGTCACGATGAACGTGAGCAAACCCTCAACCAAATGCTGGTTGAGATGGATGGTTTTGAAGGCAATGAAGGCATTATTGTCATCGCGGCAACCAACCGTCCTGACGTGTTGGACCCAGCATTGCTGCGTCCGGGACGTTTTGACCGTCAAGTGGTAGTGGGCCTGCCAGATGTGCGTGGTCGTGAGCAAATTCTTAAAGTGCATATGCGCAAAGTGCCTTTGGCGAATGATGTTGAGCCATCACTGATAGCGCGTGGTACTCCGGGGTTCTCGGGGGCGGATTTGGCGAACTTAGTCAACGAAGCGGCACTGTTTGCAGCCCGTGGTAACAAGCGCAACGTCTCTATGGTTGAGTTTGAACTGGCAAAAGACAAGATCATGATGGGTGCAGAGCGCCGTTCAATGGTGATGTCGGAAGAGATCAAAGAATCCACCGCTTACCATGAAGCGGGCCATGCGGTAGTGGGTCGCTTAGTGCCAGAGCATGATCCTGTGTATAAGGTTTCAATCATCCCTCGTGGACGTGCTTTGGGTGTCACCATGTATCTGCCTGAGCAAGATCGCGTGAGTATGTCTAAGCAGCATCTGGAATCGATGATCTCTAGCTTGTACGGTGGCCGTCTGGCTGAAGAGTTGATTTACGGCAAAGACAAAGTATCAACAGGTGCTTCAAACGATATCGAACGTGCCACTGAAATTGCCCGTAAGATGGTGACCCAATGGGGCTTCTCTGAAAAATTGGGTCCTATGCTATATGCAGAAGATGAAGGCGAAGTTTTCCTTGGACGCAGTGTGACACAGACAAAACACATGTCTGATGACACTGCAAAGTTGATTGACGACGAAGTCCGACAACTTATTGATCGCAACTACGAACGAGCTCGCCAAATCATCATCGATAATATGGATATCATGCATGCAATGAAAGATGCCTTGATGAAGTATGAAACGATCGATGCAGGTCAAATTGATGACTTAATGGCGCGTAAGCCCGTGATTCGTGAGCCGGCTGGTTGGGCGGATCAAACCAAAGAACAACCAGAAGTGAAAGCGGTGGAACCTGAAGTGAAAGCCGAACCCGCCTCTGATGTCATCGCGGATGATGTGGCGACATCAAGCGAGAAAAAAGACGCAGAATAA
- the rlmE gene encoding 23S rRNA (uridine(2552)-2'-O)-methyltransferase RlmE: MSKQKHSASSTRWLKEHFDDKYANEARKKGFRSRAIFKIEEIQNKDKLLKAGMTVVDLGAAPGGWSQFAAKVVGDSGRVIACDLLPMESIAGVSFLQGDFREEAVLNALLERIQPEMVDVVMSDMAPNMAGNLSVDQPRAMYLVELALDMCRQVLAQNGSFVVKVFQGEGFDDYVKAVRDLFKVVKIRKPDSSRSRSREVFIVATGYKG, translated from the coding sequence ATGAGTAAACAGAAACACTCGGCGAGCTCAACTCGCTGGTTAAAAGAGCATTTTGACGACAAATATGCTAACGAAGCGAGGAAGAAAGGCTTTCGTTCTCGTGCTATCTTCAAAATAGAAGAGATCCAAAATAAAGACAAACTACTAAAAGCTGGTATGACTGTCGTCGATCTTGGTGCTGCACCAGGTGGATGGTCACAGTTTGCTGCGAAAGTCGTGGGTGATAGTGGTCGAGTGATTGCTTGCGACCTTTTACCGATGGAATCCATTGCCGGTGTTTCTTTCTTGCAAGGAGATTTCCGTGAAGAAGCCGTATTGAATGCATTACTGGAGCGTATTCAACCAGAGATGGTTGATGTGGTGATGTCTGATATGGCACCGAATATGGCGGGGAACCTATCGGTTGACCAACCGCGGGCTATGTACCTTGTCGAATTGGCACTGGATATGTGTCGACAAGTTCTGGCTCAGAATGGTAGTTTTGTGGTGAAAGTGTTTCAAGGAGAGGGCTTTGATGATTATGTCAAAGCAGTCAGAGACCTGTTTAAAGTGGTTAAAATTCGTAAACCGGACTCATCTCGATCACGTTCACGCGAAGTTTTTATCGTAGCGACTGGTTACAAAGGTTAA
- the secG gene encoding preprotein translocase subunit SecG produces the protein MFTVLLVIYLLAAVAIIGLVLIQQGKGADMGASFGAGASNTVFGAGGSGNFLTRMTAIFATVFFVISLVLGNMSTHKTESQWVDPSQGQVIQQAGDTVGEAPAKSSDEIPH, from the coding sequence ATGTTTACAGTTCTACTTGTGATTTACCTGTTGGCAGCGGTTGCTATCATTGGCCTAGTGTTGATTCAACAAGGTAAAGGCGCAGACATGGGAGCCTCATTCGGTGCCGGCGCGTCAAACACTGTGTTTGGTGCTGGTGGCTCAGGTAATTTCTTAACCCGAATGACTGCAATTTTTGCAACAGTATTTTTTGTTATCAGCCTTGTGCTTGGCAATATGTCAACTCACAAAACTGAGTCACAATGGGTTGACCCGTCACAAGGTCAAGTGATTCAACAAGCTGGTGACACAGTGGGTGAAGCTCCTGCTAAAAGCAGCGACGAGATTCCTCACTAA